One Natronomonas gomsonensis genomic window, CGACTTCGCTTCGAAAAGCCATCTTACCCCTGTCTTCGTAATGCCCGACATAGGCCTCCTCGAGATCTTTGATACTACCGATAGGGTCTCCGCCCTCATCCATCCAGATCAGTTCTTCCGGTTCTTCAGTTGGTTCACCGTACAACTCAACTGGCTCGGTCTCCGGCCACAGATCTTTCTTTTGCCAGAACTCCTTGATCTCCTGGTATGAGCGACGGGCAGTCTCTCGAGGCGTCAAGTGTCCGTTGTCGATCCACCCGTCGGGTGTCCAGTATTCCCAGTGCGCCATCCGCAGCGGTAGATTACAATCGTAACCGACGACGTTAGCAGGAGGCCTTCGGTCTACAGTCGGTTGAGTCAGTTTTTCTATGGCGTCATAGGCTTCGTGAGGGTTGCCACCTAAGATATGCACGTCCCAGGCACGGAACTTCGCAGGCCCCAAATCCTCTGCCTGAATCTGACTGTTCCCGTTTGCGTATCCGAGGGTCGTCGTTTCTGGATCAAGGAGATCAAACGTTTCCTCAGATTTTGGAACGACGATAAATCGGCGTCGTGGATAGTCTTCGAGAAGATCCTCGACTACTTTCTGGTATTCTCTGGCCTGTTCTGCGTTGTAGGCGTCTCCGATCACAGCGACTTGCGGCTCCCGTTCCTGAAATTTGTCGAGAAACCGTTCCAGATCCGGGTCTTCGTATTCATTGTCCATGAAGCCTTCAGGAAGATCGACATTGACGTGCTCATCCGACAACTGGTAGGTGCTGTCTTCACGGTTTCCCGGAAGATATCCAAGCTTCATTCCCTCAGTCACTATTGGGTGCCGACCGGTGGTTGCGACGTATTCCAACTGCTGAGATTCTTCGATTTCTTTTCTGTCGACCGATTGAATCCGCTATCTACCCTTGCAAGCTGAAGATATGACAGAACATTTTTGACGTTACTCCTCAGCCAACTTGATCTCGACAGATCCTGTCTCTCGGAGTTCCTCTACTTCCTCTGGGGAAAGCCAGATAGGTGCTCCTACAATCTGTCCAGTTTGGTCTGTCGAAGCTTCGATTTCGTGTTCACCGATTCGTGATTCTCACCTCCGCCGTCAGTTCTAGCGTACAGATTCAAGGGTTTGATGTGCTTCAGATACTCTTCTCGGACCTCGTCACGCGGAATCTTCGTATACAGGTCCATGACCTCTTGGTCGCCGTCTCCACGCAGGTACCGGGTGTAGTGGTCGGGCATTCCGTTGTTCCTCATTAAGCTCGTGAAGATCGTCCTGTAGTAGTGAGGAACGAATTTGTGGTGCCATCGTTTCTCGTCTTCTTCTTCCATGACTTCTGCCTGGACAGCTGCACGGCGAACGGAACGGCGGATTCTCTCCCGATCGATTCGGCCACCTCTGATCGACGTGAAAAGATAATCTGAGTCGTCAGATGAGATCGCCATCAACCGGGTCAGGGCCTGCACAGTCTCTTCATCGATCGGATTGACTGTGTTCGATCCTCCCTTCCGGTCTCTGAAACGGACAAATCCATCCTCCAGCATCAAGTCGTCTTCCTTCAATGAGAGAACTTCATCGGTGCGAGCACCAGTCTTTGCCATCAGTACGGCTGCTGTCTTATCCCGTGGATCCGAGATATTCTGGATAATACTCCTACCCTTCTCCCAGGTTGCCGTATCAGGCCTTTCTCTACGTACACGGCCCAGCTCTTCTAAGACGACGCCAGCAGGATTGCCGGTGATATCATCGAATCTTGGACGTTTCATCGCCCAGTCATAGAAGCTGGAGAGGGACTCGACGTATCTCCTCTTCGTGTTATCCGCTACGTCTCGCTTGTCGATGATCAGGACGTACTGTTCGATATCCCCCACGACCACATCTGAGGGATGAGTGTCCGGGAAGTGTTCGTGGAAGAATTTCGCAGCGGTACGGCTATAGGAGTTCAGAGTCCGTCTACTCGCTCCGGTGGAGTCCTTCCGACGAAGCCACTGATTGATGCAGTCGTGCTTGTTTTTGAAGACTTTATGATCCCAGACATCAGCGTCCAGCAATACTTCGTGTTTCTTTTCGCGTGGCATTTTCAAGCGTCACCTCCGTTGTCCGAGTCGACGAGTTTCCAGCCCCAGCCCCGTTCGTAGTCGACTTCGTCCTGAGCTGCGAGGAAGTACAGCTGGTTCTCTACTGGCTGCCGCAAGGCCTCGTCCAACACGCCGGACTCAACGATACTCCGGAGGATCTCATCCAACTCTTGGTAGTTATCGGTGAGGACGGTTCGCAGAGTAGCCGGTTCGAAGCTGATGACTGCTGAGCTTTCTGACTCCTTTTCTTCTAACCGTTGCTCCAGTTCCGCAACCTCTTCCTTGAGTTCCTGGATCCGTTTCTGGTCGCCGCCAGACCTCATCGCTCCGTGCTCTCTGTAGGCCCGGCCCTCCTGGATCAGTTTGTAGAGGTACTTTGAGCGGGAGAGGTCTGCCTCGTCTGCTTCCTCATCCCACTGTTTGATATCTTCTTCTTTGCATACGACCTGTGCGACGTCGCTGTCTTCTGCGAAGCCGCCGGTCTCTTTCCACTGCTTCTTATTTTCTTCTGACATTGTGTTCGTCGACCTCCGATATGCCAGGAGAAGAGCGGGTTCGCTCCCTCGACCTCGGACATGACACAATTACGTGTCAACTCTTTTATGTCCTAGATAGGACTGATTCTTTATGAGTGCCGAGGCCAGCTTTCTACCCGTGCATCTACGAAGGGACGTGAAGTGGACGACCGTCCGACTCGCTCGCAAACACTCAAATCCCCGACGCACCTAGAGGACACGTGAAAAGTCGCTTCTCGTCTACGACGGTAGCAACCCGCTGTTCCGCGCGGCCGTCGAGGCGGCGACCCGTCGGTCGGACGAACTCGTGGCCGCCCGCTGGGACTCCGAGCCAGTACAGGCGTTCCTCGAAGCGCAGTTCGACGCCCGACCCTTCGCGTTCATCTTCGTCGAGGATGACGACGTCCACGTCGGCGAAGAGACCGTCGGGCGGGTACTCGGTCGGATGGGCTTCGCTGACTCGCTCGTCGACGGGCTGGAACGAACCTACGCTGTCGGGGGCGCTACGTTCGGCCGGTTGGTACACGGACGAACGGTAGCGGACCTCAGCGGAACGTTCCCGCTGTCGGCGGATGCCGAAGCCCATCTCGCGGAACTCCGTCGGGTTCGAGCGATACCGGTTCAGGAGGGCCCTCCCGTGGGGCCCTGATTAGCCTTCTGCAAGCGCTTGCTGGACTGCCACCTCGACCGGCGTCTGTTCGATGGGAACGACCGACTGCAGGTCCCGCTTGGGGTCGACGGTCACGGGGTTTCGCATACTCTCGACTAACGGCCGGGCGATGTCGTACTGGACGTCCGTCGTCAGTCGGAGCCAGTGTGAAGACAGTGCCGGAGACATTATCGGAACCGGCACGATTAGGACACGCTTTCCTTTTTCTTTGGCGGTCAATTTGAGCAGTGACTCGTAGGACCACACTGTCGGCGCGCCGATGTCGTAGATACCGCCTCGAGTCTCTTCGACGTCGAGGACGCCGATTAGGTAGGCGATGGCATCGTCGATGCCAATCGGCTGACACGGCGTCCGCACCCACTTCGGGACCGTCATCACGGGCAGGCGGTCGGTGAGGTCGTCGACGATGCGGAAGCTCGCGCTGCCGGAACCGATGATAATCGCTGCTCGGAGGACGGTCAAATCGAAGCTCCCGGTTTCGAGCACCGA contains:
- a CDS encoding DUF6610 family protein — translated: MTEGMKLGYLPGNREDSTYQLSDEHVNVDLPEGFMDNEYEDPDLERFLDKFQEREPQVAVIGDAYNAEQAREYQKVVEDLLEDYPRRRFIVVPKSEETFDLLDPETTTLGYANGNSQIQAEDLGPAKFRAWDVHILGGNPHEAYDAIEKLTQPTVDRRPPANVVGYDCNLPLRMAHWEYWTPDGWIDNGHLTPRETARRSYQEIKEFWQKKDLWPETEPVELYGEPTEEPEELIWMDEGGDPIGSIKDLEEAYVGHYEDRGKMAFRSEVEKKFIEYRENLTGI
- a CDS encoding tyrosine-type recombinase/integrase, whose product is MPREKKHEVLLDADVWDHKVFKNKHDCINQWLRRKDSTGASRRTLNSYSRTAAKFFHEHFPDTHPSDVVVGDIEQYVLIIDKRDVADNTKRRYVESLSSFYDWAMKRPRFDDITGNPAGVVLEELGRVRRERPDTATWEKGRSIIQNISDPRDKTAAVLMAKTGARTDEVLSLKEDDLMLEDGFVRFRDRKGGSNTVNPIDEETVQALTRLMAISSDDSDYLFTSIRGGRIDRERIRRSVRRAAVQAEVMEEEDEKRWHHKFVPHYYRTIFTSLMRNNGMPDHYTRYLRGDGDQEVMDLYTKIPRDEVREEYLKHIKPLNLYARTDGGGENHESVNTKSKLRQTKLDRL
- a CDS encoding NAD(P)H-binding protein, with the protein product MRVLVVGATGFVGGRLVESLRSAGHEVVAFSRSASQSRFPDDVEIFQGDLSNPASLEGLCEGIDAAYYLIHSLTAENFAELDRTYARRFRELASEAGVDRVIYLSGISGDERNLSPHLASRREVESVLETGSFDLTVLRAAIIIGSGSASFRIVDDLTDRLPVMTVPKWVRTPCQPIGIDDAIAYLIGVLDVEETRGGIYDIGAPTVWSYESLLKLTAKEKGKRVLIVPVPIMSPALSSHWLRLTTDVQYDIARPLVESMRNPVTVDPKRDLQSVVPIEQTPVEVAVQQALAEG